The window GGTCGCCGACGCCACGCGGCTGCGCCAGATCCTCGTCAATCTGGTCGGCAACGCCATCAAGTTCACCGCCACCGGTGATATCTTCATCCACGTAGCCCGGCGTGACCGCAGCAGGAATGGTGCAATGATCGAGTTTTCGGTGCGCGACACCGGCATCGGCATCGCGGCGGAAAAGCAACAGGAGCTGTTTCAACCGTTTTTTCAGGCCGACGCCAGCACCGCTCGGCGCTACGGCGGCACGGGTCTGGGCTTGGCGATTAGTAAGAACCTGGCGACGATGATGGGCGGCACCATCGGCGTCGAAAGCACGCCGGGTGCAGGCTCGACATTTCGTTTTACCATTCAGTCTGCATTGGCGCCCGTGCGGCCCACGAGTCTGGCAGCCACCGCAAAGGTTTCTTTCCACGGCAAACGGGCATTACTCGTCGATGACAACCCAACCGCCTTGGAAATACTGAGCAACTGGTGCCGCCGTTGGGGCTTGGACTGCGCAGCAGCCGCCGGCGCCGGAGATGCGCCTCGAACCGGGTGGCATTTTGATTTTGCTCGGCAACGACGCGAGCATTCAGAATTTCATGACTCTGTGCGCCGGCACCCGCCATCTGCGTCGCGAAGGAGCATTTCTAATCGCCGGCGGCGGCGAAGTCGGCCGCAAGGTCGCCGAGCTTTTGACCGATGCCGGCGAAGAGACATTTATCATCGACGCTCACCCTGGCCCCGGCGTGAACCTCGTCGGCAACGTCGTCGACACGCAGATTCTCAAACAAGCCGGAGTTGCGAACGTGCAAGCGGTGATCCTCGCGCTCAGCGCCGACTCGACGACCTTGTTCAGCACCGTCATCGTCAAAGACCTGGCGCCCGACGTGCCGGTGATCGCGCGCGTCAACCGCGCCGAAAACATCGAAAGAATTTACGCCGCCGGCGCCGACTTCGCGCTGTTGATCAGCCAAGTGTCGGGGCAGCTACTCGCCTGGCGCTTGCTCGGCAAAGAATCGGTCGCCGTCGATCCCGAACTGCGCGTGGTCAAAGTATCGACCCGCGGCCTGGAAAAGTTTCATCCCAAGCACAGCGACCTGCGCGACCAAACCGGCTGCACCGTGGTCGCCGTCGAACGGGGCGAAGAGTTGCTGGTGGAATTTCCCGCGGAATTCAAATTCGCCGCCAACGACGCCGTCTACATTTGCGGCAGCGCCGAAGCCGCGCAAAAATTCTACCAACTGTTTCCGCAGGAATAGGATCGGATGGTTTAACCGCACCCTTCGACGGTACTCAGGGCGATCGGGACGCAAAGTACGCATAGAAAGAAGATTCGGATTCGGATACTCCTCTCGCAGAGACGCAAAAGCACTAAGTTCGGAAGAACAAATAACAGTTCTCAAACCATTTCACTTGCTCTTATCCGACCTTGGCGTCTTTGCAGGAGATATTCCGAGAATGACCGGTGCGCGAAGCGCACCCTACGAAAACCTTCGTGCCCTTCGTACTACTATCCATGATAATTTTCGTGCCTTGCGCAAACTTTCTATGTAGCCGATCCGAAGGGCGACCAGCCGGTCGCCCCTACATCCCTTTTGTGGCCTTTGCGTTCTTTGCGGCCAATCTTCTTTGGTTGCTGCTTTGCCGCGATAGGCCCTTGGTGATTACTTCCTCCGAGACTCAACTCCCCGGCGACAACATCGGCCGCAGCTTCTCTTTCAACTTGGCCGGCATCGACAGGCCGTCGACGATCATGCCGTGCAGTTGCGCACCGGAGATCGGACCGAGGGACAACTTGATTTTCTCGGCCTCGGCGAGAAATTCCGGATCGCGTAGCGCTCTATGGAATGCCTCTTCCAACCCTCGCACGCGTGCCGGCGGCACACCCGGCGGCAGCGCGTAGGGACGCGCGTAGCTATTCGGTTTGATTAGGCCCATTCTAAACAACTGCTTTTCGTCCTCATTGCGCGCGAACCGATAGATCGACGGAACATTTTTCTGCGGCAAATCAGTCAGCGGCTCCTCGACCCACTGCGAGAGAATCTGCCACTCGCCGGTTTCGAACTCTTTAAAATTAGTCACCCGCAGCGATTCCCAGCCGGTCACCACGCTATCCACTTCGCCGGACTTCATCGCCAGCCGAATTTCCGCGGTGCCTTTGAAGCCGTTGACGACTTTCACGTTCGCGCCGAAGACTTCGCGCATCAGCATGGCGGCATGTTGAATCCCGGTATTCGGCACGGCGCCAATCACAACTTGTTTACCACCGGAAATAAAGTCTTCCATCTTGTTGATGCCCGGCTTCTTGGTCACCACCATGATATACTTAAAAAAATCCGGCGCGCCGATGTAGTTGAACTTGGCGAGATCGAACTGCACCGACCTCGAGCCATAAATTTGCGACGGCACGATGCCGCCGTCAAAGCTATTGATCAGAGTGCCATCCTTCGGCGCCTGGTTGTAAGTGTAGTTGGCCGAGATCATCGTGCCGGCGCCGGGCATATTGTTGACGAGAATATTCGGGTTGCCCGGAATATATTTGCCCAAGTGACGCGAAAGCACGCGCGCGTAGGTGTCAAAGCCGCCGCCCGCCGAGTGGCCGACGAGAAGCGTCACCGTCTTGCCTCGATAAAAGTTGGCGACCGCCGTTTCGTCGTAACCGGCTTCGCCGCCGATCGCCGCGCGGCCGATTGTCCCGATCGTCATAACGGCGATCAACGTCGCTGCAATTCGTTTCATGACATTCTCCGAACTTCGCTCTCGCGGCATCCTATACCGACAATTTCTCGATCAAGTTTTGCGAATCCATCACCACGCCGAAGTGCTTGTCGAAATTGCTCAGCGTCGCCTCCTGCTCTTGCGGCGAGAACGAAGCGTTGCAGTCCGACAGGAACAACACTTTGAAGTCGCGCATCGCGCCATCGCGCGCCGTGCTATCGCAGCAGACATTGGTCGCCACACCGGCGATCGCGATCGTATCGCGCCCGAGGGCGCGCAGCAAGTTTTCCAGTTGCGTGCCGTAGAAACCGCTGTAGCGGAATTTCTTGACGAGAATATCGTCCGCGCTTGGCTTCACCGGTTCATAAATCTCCGCTCCCGGACTGCCCTCGAAGTTGCTCCACTCATCGTCCGCGTCGTGGGTCTGCGGCTTGATGTCGGCGAAGATCCCGACGTCGGCCAAGTCTTTGCGCTTGGTGGTGTGAAGATAGACGACGGGAATTTTCTCGCCATGGCAGAAATCCAGCAGCCTACGAATCTTTGGGACAATGTCCTCCGACGACGGCAAATAGCGCGCGCCCCGCGGGTGTACCCAGATGTTTTGCATGTCGACGACGATCAGCGCGGTATTCTGGTTCGTGATCGGCCAGCGATCCGCCGGCCGAGATTGCGTCCTATTCATTGAGCGCCTCCTCGAATGGATGACTGATAATACGGCCGTCACGCCAATGTCAATGAACATCGGCTCAAGATTGGCGTCGGTAACAAGCCCTGCTATACAAAAGCGGTCATGAAGACGAGAGCCGCCACTTGGCTATTAGCCTGGCTTCTGGTTAATCCGACCTGCTTTGCCGCTGCCCAGGAAAAGGTTCGCGTCGCGGTGTCGAATTTTTCCGCATCGTACATTCCCATCGTTCTCGCCAACAAGCGCGGCTATTACACTGAAGAAGGCATGGGCGTCGAAATTATTTTAATCGCTGGACTCTCTGGAACCCGTGCGTTGATCGGCAACAGCGTCGAGTTCGGTTCGGCGAGCAATCCCACCGCCGCGGTGCAAGGCGCCAAGTTAAAAATCCTCATGGTCTTCAACGACAAACCGCCGGGCGGCTTCATGGCCCAGCCGGGATTCAAGAGCGTCGCCGAACTACGCGGCAAACGCGTCGGCGGGTCTACCGTCGGAAGTTTAGACTACGGCTGGTTGAAAGAAGTGTTGCGAAGTTCGGCTTGCAGATCGAGAAGGACGTGAACTTCGTGCCGGTGGGCTCGACCAGCTCGCGTTACGTCGCCCTGCGCGCCGGCAGCATCGACGCGGCGTCGCTCAGTCCGCCGTCGAGTCTACTGGCGCAAGCAGCGGGCTATCCGACGCTGTTTCAATTCGCCGATCACTTGGAAGACATCCAAGCCTCCATCGTCGCCACCGACGAGCGGCTCGCGCGCCAAAGTAATTTAGTGCGCCGCTTCATGCGCGCCACGGTCAAAGGCCAGCGCTTGTATCAGGCCAATCGCCAAGAGAGCATCACCGCGGTGATGGAGTTCACCCGCCAAAAAGATCGCGACTTAATGTCGCGCGTCTACGACGACCACATGAAAACCATCGCCCGCGACGGCACCATCCCTGAACGGCTACAGCGCATCGTCATCGAACGCAGCAAGCGCTTCACCAACGTCACCCGCGAAATCCCGCCTGAAGAGATCTTCGATTTTTCCTTCCTGCGTAACGCCCAGGCGGAAGTCACCCAGAGCGGCTGGAAGCCGTAGGATACGAAAGGCTGATCTCACCACGAAGGACACGAAGAGCACGAAGGTTCGGATTCTTTTTTTGCGTACTTTGCGTTCTTTGCGGTTAAATCTCCGAATCCGAACCAAGGCCGGTCTCGACCGGCCCCTACAGATAGCCGGCCTCTTTGTACGCTCTGATCGCGCCCGGATGTAGCGGCACGGCGCCGAACTCGAAGGCGGCGGCGCCTTGGCCGCGCAGCGGTTCAAACAAATCTTTCAATCCTTTGAACAGCGGATTCATACGCGGCAGCGCATCGAAATTATCGACGATGGTTTTCGTCATATCGTAGACAACCTGCTCCGAAATTCGTTCATGTGTAACGACGACGTTGATCACGCCGACTTGGGTAATATCATCCGTGACCCCGCGGAAAGCATTTTTTTCCACCTTGACCGGGCGATAGAACGGCACGTTGGCGAGCACCTTGTCCATCTGGCCCAGGCCGAACGGTATCACCCGAATGTCGGCGCGCTGGCTCAAGTCGGTCAAGACTTTATTGGGAATCGGCGGATGAAACTGCACGTCGATCTTGCCGGCGACCAGCGCTTCGGCGCCATCGACGAAACTCATATACGCCGGCGTGAAGCTGTCGAAAGAAATTCCCAGCACATCGAAGATCGTGTGCACATGCTGCTCCATGCCGCTGCCCTTGGCGCCGACGGCGATGCGTTTGCCTTTGAAGTCCGCCACCGATTGGATCGGCGTGCCGGCAAGTTTAACCCAACACATGGGCCCGGCATTGGCCGGCGCAACCATGCGGATGGCGATATTTTTTTTGAACGGCGCGGTGGCATTTTTCGCCCGGCCGATCCAATTGGACGCCATGAAGCCGAACTCCAACTCGCCCGCGTCGAGCTGCTCGGCGTTGTGAATGCTGGCGTCGCTAGTGTGGACGACGCACTTATCCGCGTCAGCGCGCCCGCGATTATAAAGTTCCGCGAACGCCTGACCCTGTGTGTAGAATGTCCCGCCGAGTTCTGAAGTGCCGATCCGTGTCGCCATTTTTTCTGCCTCCCGTTTAGAACTGCTCTGCTACTTATCCCAACTTCGCGCCACGCTGCAAATCGCCGTTAAAGAATTCATCCGAGCCGCCGATACAATTGAAAATACATTTTGCCACGCGAAAGCCAATCGAAAATCTATGTTCGTCGAAAAATGGATGACCCCGGACCCGGTCACGGTGCGGCCTGACGATACGATCTCGTCGGTCGCGCTGGAAATGAACCAGCGAAAACTTCGCCATTTTCCGGTGTGCGAACCGACTCGCAGCGGCGCCCGCATGGTAGGCATCGTCGCCAAGTACGACATCGCCCGTGGCTTTCCCAACGATCTCAACCCATTCTCGGTCGAAGTTAGCGAGGAGTCGGTGCCCAAACCGGTGTCGAGCGTCATGACCAAGAAAGTCATTACCGTAACCCCGGACTGTCCGATCGAAGAAGCCGCCCGCTTGCTGCGTAGCAATCGGATCGGCTCGCTGCCGGTGCTGCGTGACACTCAGATGATCGGCATCATCACCGAACCTGATTTATTCGAAGCGTTCATCAGCATGACCGCGGCCAAGAGCGGCGGCACGCGGATTTTTATCGAACCCGATTTCAACGACAGTCCGGTTCCCGTCGTGTTGAATTTTTGCCGCAAGAATCGCGTCGATATACTCAGTATGATGGCTTTCCACGAAAACCGTCTGCGCTGCCGCGACATGACGATCTTCCGCTTTGACGGACGTTTGCCATCAGGATTTGTCGCGGAGATGGCCGCGCTCGGTTACCGCGTCGTCAGTGTCGGCAGCTGAACTAATTTGTTGCAAAGAAATCCACGTTCACAAGAAGACCAAAAACGGAATCTGTAGGGGCAAGGCGTGCCTTGCCCTCTCACGCGACCCGGACGAATGCCATTCCCCCCACAAACCCGCTTCCCATTTTGCGCCCTTTGCGCTTTTTGCGGTAAAATTTTCGAATCCGAATCCCCCCCACCCGCGATCTGCTTGACGCCGCGCCAGTTCCTGTAATAGCGTTCGAAGAACGGCGCGATTTCCGTTCAGCGTGCTACCAAATTTGAAAATTCAGGAGGACATTCCATGGCAATTATCGATTTAGACTCCCATTTGCGCGACGGCTGGCTGCTCGACGAAATTTATCAGCTGCCCGAGCCCTACGCGAAGTACTCGCCCAAACGGATCGGCGACGGCAAGTTTTTCTACTCGAAGTTCGAGCACAACCTATCGCCGATGGAAGATCCGGTGGCGAACGCGAATTTCAAGAAGCCGGTGACCCATCAGACTTTTTATAACCCCGAAGCCAACCAACGCGGCAATGAAGTCATGCGCTGGCAGCAGGGCGGCTACGACATGGACTATCGGATGAAAGACAACGCCCGCGAAGGCGTCGACGTGCAGTTGATGTTCCCGACCTCGATCGATATTCCGTCGCAGAATCCCGGCGAGCTGGGCGCGGTGGTGGCGCGCAGTTATAACAACTGGACGCACAAACTGGTCGCCGGCTACCGCGACAAACTATTTCCAGTGGCGATGATGCCAGCCGGCTGTCCGGAAGCGATGGCCGGCGAACTGCGCCGCTGCGTGAAAGAATTCGGCTCCAAGGCGGCCCATCTGGTCAGCTACACCGACGACAAACAGATGGAAGATCCGGCGTTCTTTCCGTTCTATGAAGCGGCGCAGGAACTCGACATCCCGCTGTTCTGCCATCCGAGCACGCTCGGCGCCGCGGGCACCTTGATCAACCGGCAGACCCACTTTTTTCCCATGCACATCCTCGGCCGGCCGTTGAATTGCGTCGCGCCGCTGGTCGCCATGGTGCTCGGCGGCGTGTTTGAAAAATATCCGCGCTTGAAAGTCGTCTTCTTCGAAGTCACCGCGGAATTCTTGGTCTACTGGATGCATCGCATGGACGACGACTACGAAGTCATCAAGGACGCCGGCATGTGCCCGCAGTTGAGCATGCTGCCGTCGGAATACGTCAAGCGCAATTGTTACATCAGCTGCGAATCGGACGAGAAGTGGCTGCCCCTGGCGCTCGCCGAAGTCGGCGAGACCCACGTCGTCATGGCGACGGATTATCCGCACTTCGACTCGACATTTCCGAAAACCGTCAGCGGTATCCGCGAGCGGCCGGACATTTCACCGAAGCAGAAAAAAATGATTCTCGAAGACAATGCACTGAACTTGATTCGTTTATAAGTAACTA is drawn from Deltaproteobacteria bacterium and contains these coding sequences:
- a CDS encoding TrkA family potassium uptake protein; the protein is MRLEPGGILILLGNDASIQNFMTLCAGTRHLRREGAFLIAGGGEVGRKVAELLTDAGEETFIIDAHPGPGVNLVGNVVDTQILKQAGVANVQAVILALSADSTTLFSTVIVKDLAPDVPVIARVNRAENIERIYAAGADFALLISQVSGQLLAWRLLGKESVAVDPELRVVKVSTRGLEKFHPKHSDLRDQTGCTVVAVERGEELLVEFPAEFKFAANDAVYICGSAEAAQKFYQLFPQE
- a CDS encoding cysteine hydrolase codes for the protein MFIDIGVTAVLSVIHSRRRSMNRTQSRPADRWPITNQNTALIVVDMQNIWVHPRGARYLPSSEDIVPKIRRLLDFCHGEKIPVVYLHTTKRKDLADVGIFADIKPQTHDADDEWSNFEGSPGAEIYEPVKPSADDILVKKFRYSGFYGTQLENLLRALGRDTIAIAGVATNVCCDSTARDGAMRDFKVLFLSDCNASFSPQEQEATLSNFDKHFGVVMDSQNLIEKLSV
- a CDS encoding ABC transporter substrate-binding protein; this encodes MQERRRTTRQTRRRVYRRKFRLRLVERSVAKFGLQIEKDVNFVPVGSTSSRYVALRAGSIDAASLSPPSSLLAQAAGYPTLFQFADHLEDIQASIVATDERLARQSNLVRRFMRATVKGQRLYQANRQESITAVMEFTRQKDRDLMSRVYDDHMKTIARDGTIPERLQRIVIERSKRFTNVTREIPPEEIFDFSFLRNAQAEVTQSGWKP
- a CDS encoding TAXI family TRAP transporter solute-binding subunit, whose amino-acid sequence is MATRIGTSELGGTFYTQGQAFAELYNRGRADADKCVVHTSDASIHNAEQLDAGELEFGFMASNWIGRAKNATAPFKKNIAIRMVAPANAGPMCWVKLAGTPIQSVADFKGKRIAVGAKGSGMEQHVHTIFDVLGISFDSFTPAYMSFVDGAEALVAGKIDVQFHPPIPNKVLTDLSQRADIRVIPFGLGQMDKVLANVPFYRPVKVEKNAFRGVTDDITQVGVINVVVTHERISEQVVYDMTKTIVDNFDALPRMNPLFKGLKDLFEPLRGQGAAAFEFGAVPLHPGAIRAYKEAGYL
- a CDS encoding CBS domain-containing protein, which produces MFVEKWMTPDPVTVRPDDTISSVALEMNQRKLRHFPVCEPTRSGARMVGIVAKYDIARGFPNDLNPFSVEVSEESVPKPVSSVMTKKVITVTPDCPIEEAARLLRSNRIGSLPVLRDTQMIGIITEPDLFEAFISMTAAKSGGTRIFIEPDFNDSPVPVVLNFCRKNRVDILSMMAFHENRLRCRDMTIFRFDGRLPSGFVAEMAALGYRVVSVGS